A part of Periplaneta americana isolate PAMFEO1 chromosome 17, P.americana_PAMFEO1_priV1, whole genome shotgun sequence genomic DNA contains:
- the LOC138693254 gene encoding zinc finger protein 235-like produces MDVIKSELEVDPLSLETSDDTDENEKKPILEEGKLLDLHVAQIKEECVDDSYDHTSEMKFEEIILSNNFPVVKCEAEEECCGVNTVKDELDLEVAAEENEILPDSFADTHASTEISECAGFTSEDHISSCQVANYSVSSEKMVRFHTEEKRFKCDVCKKSFPYSTSLKRHVLKHAGEKPFKCDVCGKCFVEQRHLKCHALLHTGEKKFKCDVCGKCYIKPGDLDRHTLLHTGEKPFKCDICGKSYTQKGSLTTHTRRHTGEKPFKCNVCGKSFFDSSDRNSHERQHREEKPFQCNVCGKGFFQNGDLKRHTRLHTGDKPFKCDCCGKCFSDPGNLKCHTRMHTGEKPFKCDVCGKNFSRSNSLIIHQRRHTGEKPFKCDVCGKCFSESGSLTKHHRRHTGEKPFKCNICGKLFFDSSHRRSHERQHTEVKQLKCVVDCVV; encoded by the exons GAAGGGAAGTTACTGGATCTGCACGTGGCTCAGATAAAGGAGGAATGTGTGGACGACAGCTACGATCACACATCAGAGATGaaatttgaagaaattatattgtcCAATAACTTCCCCGTGGTGAAGTGTGAAGCCGAG GAAGAGTGTTGTGGTGTGAACACAGTGAAGGACGAGTTGGACTTGGAAGTTGCGGCAGAAGAGAATGAGATTTTGCCTGATAG ttTTGCAGATACACATGCATCCACCGAAATATCAGAGTGTGCAGGTTTTACATCCGAAGACCACATCAGTAGTTGTCAGGTTGCAAATTATTCTGTTTCCTCGGAGAAAATGGTGAGGTTTCATACAGAGGAAAAGcgattcaaatgcgatgtctgtaAGAAGAGTTTCCCGTATTCGACTAGTTTGAAAAGGCATGTCCTGAAACATGCGGgtgaaaagccattcaaatgcgatgtctgcGGTAAATGTTTTGTTGAACAGAGACATTTAAAATGCCATGCACTTCTGCATACGGGGGAGAAGaaattcaaatgtgatgtttgtggaaaatgCTACATTAAACCTGGAGATCTAGACCGCCATACACTACTGCACACAggcgaaaaaccattcaaatgcgatatttGTGGAAAGTCTTACACACAGAAGGGTTCCCTTACAACCCACACACGCCGACATAcaggcgagaaaccattcaaatgcaatgtttgtggaAAGTCTTTCTTTGATTCTAGTGATCGAAATAGTCATGAACGCCAGCACAGAGAGGAGAAACCATTCCAATGCAATGTTTGTGGAAAGGGTTTCTTTCAAAATGGAGATCTAAAACGCCATACACGACTGCATACGGGCGACAAGCCATTTAAATGTGATTGCTGTGGCAAATGTTTCTCAGATCCTGGTAACCTGAAATGTCATACACGTATGCACACAGgagagaaaccattcaaatgcgatgtttgtggaaaaaATTTCTCGCGGTCCAATTCTTTAATAATTCATCAACGCcgtcacacaggcgagaaacctttcaaatgtgatgtctgtggaaagtgtttttcggaGTCTGGTTCTCTAACAAAACATCACCGTCGACATACCGGCGAGAAGCCGTTCAAATGCAATATTTGTGGAAAACTATTTTTTGATTCGAGTCATCGAAGAAGTCATGAACGGCAGCATACGGAAGTTAAGCAATTAAAATGCGTTGTCGACTGCGTAGTCTAA